The Streptococcaceae bacterium ESL0729 genome has a segment encoding these proteins:
- a CDS encoding aspartate carbamoyltransferase catalytic subunit — MINQDGKLMLEHLVTMEALTNEDLMALIKVGQAFKEKNPSADSLKPEIMVNMFFESSTRTHKSFEIAERKLGYKVVDFDASTSSVNKGETLYDTVLTMSALGADICVIRHPEENYYEDLIASKSIKSSIINGGDGSGQHPSQSLLDLMTIYEEFGHFDGLKIAIAGDLSHSRVAKSNMHMLKRLGAKLYFVAPKEWYSNEFDQYGEHVELEEIISDLDVLMLLRVQHERHDGLKKFSKEDYHQNYGLTLEGYKKLKDQAIIMHPAPVNRGVEIASELVESPKSRIVEQMTNGVFARMAIIEAIMNYRKQEKL; from the coding sequence ATGATTAATCAAGATGGCAAACTTATGTTGGAACATTTAGTTACCATGGAAGCTCTCACAAATGAGGATTTGATGGCTCTTATTAAGGTAGGACAAGCTTTTAAGGAAAAAAATCCTTCAGCTGATAGTTTGAAGCCTGAAATTATGGTAAATATGTTTTTTGAATCAAGTACGAGGACTCACAAGAGTTTTGAGATTGCTGAGCGAAAACTTGGATATAAGGTTGTTGATTTTGATGCATCGACAAGTTCAGTTAATAAGGGGGAGACCCTTTATGATACTGTTCTTACCATGTCAGCTCTTGGAGCAGATATTTGCGTCATTCGCCATCCAGAAGAAAATTACTATGAAGATCTGATTGCTAGTAAGAGCATTAAATCATCAATTATCAATGGAGGAGATGGAAGTGGCCAACACCCATCTCAAAGCCTCCTTGATCTAATGACCATCTATGAAGAATTTGGCCACTTTGATGGACTAAAGATTGCAATTGCTGGTGACCTCAGCCATTCCCGTGTAGCCAAGTCAAACATGCACATGCTTAAGCGTCTCGGAGCAAAATTATATTTTGTCGCTCCAAAGGAGTGGTACTCAAATGAATTTGACCAGTACGGGGAGCATGTAGAACTTGAAGAAATTATTAGTGATTTAGATGTCCTCATGCTTTTACGGGTTCAACACGAAAGGCATGACGGTTTGAAGAAATTTTCTAAGGAAGACTATCACCAAAATTATGGTTTAACCCTTGAAGGTTATAAAAAATTAAAGGATCAAGCCATCATCATGCATCCAGCTCCTGTTAATAGGGGAGTTGAAATTGCAAGTGAATTGGTTGAAAGTCCTAAGAGTAGGATTGTTGAACAAATGACCAATGGTGTTTTTGCCAGGATGGCAATAATTGAAGCAATAATGAATTACAGAAAACAAGAGAAGCTTTAG
- the glmS gene encoding glutamine--fructose-6-phosphate transaminase (isomerizing): MCGIVGVVGNDQAVDILIQGLEKLEYRGYDSAGIFVNNTDRASLIKAVGRIAKLREEIGDDTQGTAGIGHTRWATHGKPCLENSHPHTDQTGRYVLVHNGVIENYQDIKEKYLAGFDFKGQTDTEVAVQLIGKFAYEGLSLLEAFKKALSIIEGSYAFALMDAENPDVVYVAKNKSPLLIGLGDGYNMVCSDAMAMIRETNEFMEIHDRELVVLTKESVTVTDYEGHELERDSYIAELDLSDIGKGTYPFYMLKEIDEQPTVMRKLITTYAHEDGSMNVDPEIIKAVQEADRIYIIAAGTSYNAGFASKRTLEALTDTPVELGIASEWGYNMPLLSKKPLFIYLSQSGETADSRQVLVKTNERKIPSLTVTNVPGSTLSREASHTMLLHAGPEIAVASTKAYTAQIAALTFLAKAVGEANGKVEAYDFDLVTELSLAAQSIEATLSEREIIEEKVKEVIGDSRNAFYIGRGEDYYVAMEASLKLKEISYIQCEGFAAGELKHGTIALIEEGTPVMALINSDKTVAAHTRGNVMEVAARGANVLTIVEESMAREDDDIIVDEVHPYLSPIAMVIPTQLIAYYGSLMRGLDVDKPRNLAKAVTVE, from the coding sequence ATGTGTGGAATTGTTGGAGTTGTTGGAAATGACCAAGCAGTAGATATTTTAATTCAGGGGCTAGAAAAGCTTGAGTACCGTGGTTATGATTCAGCTGGTATTTTTGTAAATAATACAGATAGGGCAAGCTTGATTAAGGCAGTGGGACGAATTGCCAAGCTCCGCGAAGAAATCGGTGATGACACTCAAGGTACAGCAGGAATTGGCCACACACGCTGGGCAACTCACGGGAAACCTTGCTTGGAAAATTCTCATCCCCATACTGATCAAACTGGTCGTTATGTTTTAGTTCATAACGGGGTCATCGAAAACTACCAAGATATTAAAGAAAAGTATCTGGCAGGTTTTGATTTCAAGGGTCAAACAGATACAGAAGTAGCTGTTCAATTGATTGGTAAATTTGCCTATGAAGGTCTTTCCCTTCTTGAGGCCTTTAAAAAAGCTCTTTCAATCATTGAAGGAAGTTATGCTTTCGCCCTCATGGATGCGGAAAATCCTGATGTCGTTTATGTGGCTAAGAATAAGAGCCCACTTTTAATTGGTCTAGGTGACGGCTACAACATGGTATGTAGTGATGCCATGGCTATGATTCGTGAGACCAATGAATTTATGGAAATTCATGACAGGGAACTTGTTGTTTTGACAAAGGAAAGCGTGACTGTGACCGATTATGAAGGTCATGAACTTGAACGTGACTCATACATTGCAGAGCTTGACCTTTCAGATATTGGTAAGGGAACTTATCCCTTCTACATGCTTAAGGAAATTGATGAGCAACCAACAGTAATGCGTAAGCTTATCACTACCTATGCCCATGAAGATGGTTCAATGAATGTCGACCCTGAAATTATCAAGGCTGTGCAAGAAGCTGACCGTATCTACATTATCGCAGCTGGAACTAGCTACAATGCAGGTTTTGCTTCAAAGCGTACCCTTGAGGCTTTAACAGACACACCAGTTGAACTTGGAATTGCAAGCGAGTGGGGTTATAACATGCCTCTTCTTTCTAAAAAACCTTTATTTATTTACCTATCACAGTCTGGTGAAACAGCTGATTCACGTCAGGTGCTTGTTAAGACCAATGAAAGGAAGATTCCAAGCCTTACAGTAACAAACGTTCCTGGATCAACCCTTTCACGTGAGGCAAGTCACACAATGCTCCTTCATGCAGGCCCTGAGATTGCTGTAGCGTCAACCAAAGCTTATACAGCTCAAATTGCAGCCTTAACCTTCCTTGCTAAGGCAGTAGGAGAAGCCAATGGTAAGGTTGAAGCTTATGATTTTGACCTTGTTACTGAACTTAGTCTTGCTGCCCAAAGCATTGAAGCTACCCTGTCAGAAAGAGAAATAATTGAAGAGAAGGTTAAGGAAGTTATTGGTGATAGCCGTAATGCCTTCTATATTGGCCGTGGTGAGGACTACTATGTAGCCATGGAAGCAAGTCTTAAACTAAAAGAAATTTCATACATCCAGTGTGAAGGCTTTGCAGCTGGTGAGCTTAAGCACGGAACCATTGCCCTAATCGAAGAGGGTACTCCAGTTATGGCCTTAATCAATAGTGACAAAACTGTTGCAGCCCACACTCGTGGAAATGTGATGGAAGTTGCAGCTCGTGGAGCAAATGTCCTAACAATCGTTGAAGAAAGCATGGCAAGAGAAGATGATGATATTATCGTTGATGAGGTTCACCCTTACCTTTCACCAATTGCCATGGTTATTCCAACCCAGCTTATTGCTTACTACGGCTCACTAATGCGTGGACTTGATGTTGACAAGCCACGTAACTTAGCCAAGGCAGTTACAGTTGAATAA
- a CDS encoding carbamoyl phosphate synthase small subunit, translated as MKRLLILEDGTIFEGEAFGADLDVTGELVFNTGMTGYQESITDQSYNGQIITFTYPLVGNYGINRDDYESISPTCKGVVVRENARLASNFRNQMSLDEFLKRKNIPGISGIDTRALTRIIRKHGTLKATLANVGDEISHLQDQLKATVLPTNQVSQVSTKTPYPAPGTGRNVVVVDFGLKHSILRELSKRNCNLTVVPYTTTAEEIIEMNPDGVMLTNGPGDPLDVPEALEMIRGIQGIYPIFGICLGHQLLAMANGAKTYKMKFGHRGFNHAVREVATGRVDFTSQNHGYAVDSENLPSDLMVTHVEINDQSVEGVRHKYHPAFSVQFHPDAAPGPHDASYLFDDFMEMIDNFKSEVRMDLN; from the coding sequence ATGAAAAGATTATTAATACTTGAAGATGGGACGATTTTTGAAGGAGAAGCCTTTGGGGCAGACCTTGATGTAACAGGAGAGCTTGTCTTTAATACAGGGATGACTGGTTACCAGGAGTCAATAACAGACCAATCATATAACGGACAAATCATAACTTTTACCTATCCTTTGGTTGGTAATTACGGCATCAACCGTGATGATTATGAATCAATTAGTCCAACCTGTAAGGGGGTTGTTGTTCGTGAGAATGCACGCCTTGCAAGTAATTTTAGAAATCAGATGAGCCTTGATGAGTTCCTTAAAAGAAAAAATATTCCAGGAATTTCAGGAATTGATACCCGTGCCCTTACTAGAATCATCCGTAAGCATGGTACCCTAAAGGCTACTCTTGCCAATGTTGGTGATGAAATTTCCCACCTGCAAGATCAGCTGAAAGCCACAGTACTACCTACTAATCAGGTATCTCAAGTATCAACCAAAACTCCCTACCCAGCACCAGGAACTGGACGCAATGTGGTGGTTGTAGACTTTGGTCTTAAACATTCTATCCTACGTGAGCTATCTAAAAGAAACTGCAATCTGACAGTTGTACCTTACACAACGACAGCAGAAGAAATCATTGAGATGAATCCTGATGGGGTTATGCTGACAAATGGTCCTGGAGACCCGCTTGATGTACCAGAAGCCCTTGAGATGATTCGAGGAATTCAAGGAATATATCCAATCTTTGGAATCTGTTTGGGTCACCAATTACTTGCCATGGCAAATGGAGCTAAGACCTATAAGATGAAATTTGGTCACCGCGGATTTAACCATGCCGTGCGTGAAGTTGCCACAGGACGAGTTGACTTTACCTCACAAAACCATGGTTATGCTGTGGATTCTGAAAATCTACCAAGTGATTTAATGGTGACTCATGTTGAAATTAATGACCAAAGTGTTGAAGGGGTTAGACATAAATATCATCCAGCCTTTTCAGTCCAGTTTCACCCGGATGCAGCACCTGGACCACATGATGCCAGTTACCTATTTGATGACTTCATGGAAATGATTGATAATTTTAAAAGTGAAGTAAGAATGGATTTGAATTAA
- the carB gene encoding carbamoyl-phosphate synthase large subunit, which produces MPRRTDINKIMVIGSGPIIIGQAAEFDYAGTQACLALKEEGYEVVLVNSNPATIMTDKEIADSVYIEPITLEFVSRILRKERPDAILPTLGGQTGLNMAMSLAESGILDELNIELLGTKLSAIDQAEDRDLFKRLMEELDQPIPESEIVNTVEEALEFAATIGYPVIVRPAFTLGGTGGGMCDNPEELREIAANGLKLSPATQCLIERSIAGFKEIEYEVMRDAADNAIVVCNMENFDPVGVHTGDSIVFAPSQTLSDTEYQMLRDASLKIIRALKIEGGCNVQLALDPHSFKYYVIEVNPRVSRSSALASKATGYPIAKLAAKIAVGFTLDEMINPVTGTTYAMFEPALDYVVSKIPRFPFDKFEQGDRHLGTQMKATGEVMALGRNIEESLLKAIRSLEIGAYHNESEEASLASEDELYEKIVKVQDDRIFFLSEAIRRGISIEEIAELTKIDIFFLDKLLHIIELEGELKTHVFNPDLLKEAKRNGFSDRKIGDLWSMTPEKVREMRTKNGILPVYKMVDTCAAEFVSQTPYFYSSYEFEQESHKSDKESVLVLGSGPIRIGQGVEFDYATVHSIKAIQKLGYEAIVMNSNPETVSTDFSVSDKLYFEPLTFEDVMNVIDLEQPLGVVVQFGGQTAINLASSLEKAGVKILGTQVRDLDRAEDRDEFERALKDLDIPQPPGATATNEEEAVATANMIGYPVLIRPSYVLGGRAMEIVANENDLRSYMRTAVKASPDHPVLVDSYLVGQECEVDAICDGETVLIPGIMEHIERAGVHSGDSMAVYPPQSFSQEIIDTIVDYTKRLATGLNCLGMMNIQFVIHQDKVYVIEVNPRASRTVPFLSKVTDIPMAQVATQAILGKKIKDMGYGEGLAPVSEQVHVKAPVFSFTKLQKVDTLLGPEMKSTGEVMGSDDTLAKALYKAFEASHIHLPEFGSVLFTVADSDKKEALELARRFSDIGYSILATKGTASFFAKEGINVKAVNKIGEAEDDILSLIAGGHLAAVVNTTGTDRNLENDDSLFIRREAVERGVPLFTALDTTDAILKVLETRAFSIHKI; this is translated from the coding sequence ATGCCTAGACGTACAGATATAAATAAAATTATGGTAATCGGAAGTGGCCCAATCATCATTGGACAGGCTGCTGAATTTGATTATGCTGGAACCCAAGCCTGTTTGGCCCTTAAGGAAGAAGGATATGAGGTTGTCCTTGTAAACTCAAATCCAGCAACAATCATGACTGATAAGGAGATTGCTGATTCAGTCTATATCGAGCCTATAACTCTTGAATTTGTAAGTCGTATCCTTAGGAAGGAAAGACCTGACGCCATCCTACCAACCCTTGGTGGACAAACTGGTCTTAACATGGCCATGTCCCTTGCCGAAAGTGGTATTTTAGATGAGCTTAATATCGAACTTTTGGGAACCAAGCTATCAGCCATCGACCAGGCAGAAGACAGGGACTTATTTAAGCGACTAATGGAAGAACTTGATCAACCTATTCCTGAAAGTGAGATTGTAAATACAGTTGAAGAAGCCCTTGAGTTTGCAGCTACAATTGGTTATCCAGTTATCGTGCGTCCAGCCTTCACTCTAGGTGGAACTGGTGGTGGTATGTGTGACAATCCTGAAGAGTTGCGTGAAATTGCAGCCAACGGTCTAAAATTATCACCAGCTACCCAGTGTTTGATTGAACGCTCAATTGCAGGTTTTAAAGAGATTGAGTATGAAGTTATGCGGGACGCAGCTGACAATGCAATTGTTGTTTGTAACATGGAAAACTTTGATCCAGTTGGAGTTCATACGGGAGATTCAATCGTTTTTGCACCAAGTCAAACACTTTCTGACACCGAATATCAAATGCTCCGTGATGCCAGTCTTAAAATCATCCGTGCCCTAAAAATCGAGGGAGGCTGTAATGTCCAGCTAGCTCTTGATCCCCACTCATTTAAGTATTATGTAATCGAAGTTAACCCACGTGTTTCTAGGTCATCTGCTCTAGCATCTAAGGCAACAGGTTATCCGATTGCTAAACTTGCTGCCAAAATCGCTGTAGGTTTCACTCTTGATGAAATGATTAACCCAGTTACTGGTACCACTTATGCCATGTTTGAGCCAGCTCTTGACTATGTGGTTTCAAAAATTCCACGCTTCCCCTTTGATAAGTTTGAGCAAGGGGACCGCCACCTTGGTACGCAAATGAAAGCAACTGGTGAGGTCATGGCCTTAGGTCGTAACATTGAAGAAAGCCTTCTTAAGGCCATCAGAAGTCTTGAGATTGGTGCCTACCATAATGAAAGTGAAGAGGCAAGCCTTGCTAGTGAAGATGAACTTTACGAAAAGATTGTTAAGGTGCAAGATGACCGTATCTTCTTCCTGTCAGAAGCCATTCGTCGTGGTATCTCAATTGAAGAAATTGCAGAGCTTACAAAGATTGATATCTTCTTCCTTGACAAACTACTTCATATTATTGAGCTTGAAGGTGAGCTTAAAACTCATGTCTTCAATCCAGATCTTTTAAAAGAAGCTAAGAGGAATGGTTTTTCAGACCGTAAGATTGGTGATTTATGGTCAATGACGCCTGAAAAAGTTCGCGAAATGCGTACAAAAAATGGGATTCTACCAGTCTACAAGATGGTTGATACCTGTGCGGCTGAATTCGTTAGTCAAACACCATATTTTTATTCAAGTTATGAATTTGAGCAAGAGTCTCATAAGTCTGACAAGGAAAGTGTTCTTGTTCTTGGTAGTGGTCCAATCCGGATTGGTCAAGGGGTTGAGTTTGACTATGCAACAGTTCACTCAATTAAGGCCATTCAAAAATTAGGCTATGAAGCAATTGTTATGAACTCTAATCCTGAGACTGTCTCAACTGACTTTTCAGTATCTGATAAACTCTACTTTGAGCCCCTAACATTTGAAGATGTCATGAATGTTATCGACCTTGAACAACCTCTTGGAGTTGTGGTTCAGTTTGGTGGTCAAACAGCGATTAATCTAGCATCAAGCTTAGAAAAAGCAGGTGTCAAGATTCTTGGGACACAGGTTCGTGATTTAGACCGTGCTGAGGACCGTGATGAATTTGAGCGTGCCTTAAAAGATTTAGATATCCCGCAACCTCCTGGTGCTACAGCAACCAATGAGGAAGAGGCAGTTGCTACAGCCAATATGATTGGTTATCCAGTTCTTATTCGTCCTTCTTATGTTCTTGGTGGACGTGCCATGGAAATTGTAGCCAATGAAAATGACCTCAGGTCTTACATGAGAACAGCCGTTAAGGCAAGTCCTGATCACCCAGTCCTTGTAGACTCATATTTAGTGGGTCAAGAGTGTGAGGTTGATGCCATCTGTGACGGAGAAACAGTTCTAATTCCAGGAATTATGGAACACATTGAGCGTGCTGGGGTCCACTCAGGAGATTCAATGGCTGTTTATCCACCTCAAAGTTTCAGCCAGGAAATCATTGACACCATTGTTGACTATACCAAACGACTTGCAACAGGACTTAACTGTCTTGGAATGATGAACATCCAGTTTGTTATCCACCAGGATAAGGTTTATGTTATTGAGGTAAATCCAAGGGCAAGTAGGACAGTTCCCTTCCTAAGTAAGGTAACTGATATTCCGATGGCTCAAGTTGCAACCCAAGCCATTCTTGGTAAGAAAATCAAGGACATGGGCTACGGTGAAGGTCTAGCTCCTGTAAGTGAGCAGGTCCATGTTAAGGCTCCGGTCTTCTCTTTCACTAAACTTCAAAAGGTTGATACTCTTTTAGGACCTGAAATGAAGTCAACAGGTGAGGTCATGGGAAGTGATGATACCTTAGCTAAGGCCCTTTATAAGGCCTTTGAAGCCAGCCATATCCACCTACCAGAATTCGGTAGTGTCCTATTTACAGTTGCAGATAGCGATAAAAAAGAAGCCTTAGAGCTTGCTAGACGCTTTTCTGACATCGGCTACAGCATTCTTGCTACCAAGGGGACTGCTAGCTTCTTTGCTAAGGAAGGAATCAACGTTAAGGCTGTTAATAAGATTGGAGAGGCTGAAGATGACATTCTTTCACTAATTGCTGGAGGTCATCTGGCTGCAGTGGTCAATACAACAGGAACTGACCGTAATCTTGAAAACGATGATAGTCTCTTTATCCGCCGTGAGGCCGTTGAACGAGGAGTTCCCTTGTTTACAGCCCTTGATACAACGGACGCCATCTTAAAAGTTCTTGAAACAAGAGCCTTTAGCATTCATAAAATTTAA
- the pyrR gene encoding bifunctional pyr operon transcriptional regulator/uracil phosphoribosyltransferase PyrR: MSVKEIIDEITMKRAITRITYEIIERNKDLNKLVLVGIKTRGVYIAKRIQERLKQLENIDIPLGELDTNPFRDDKKADHDTTVMPVDIKGKEIILVDDVLYTGRTIRAAIDALVSLGRPSKVSLAVLVDRGHRELPIRADYVGKNIPTSRDEEIIVEVSEVDGADSIKIRRED; encoded by the coding sequence ATGTCAGTAAAAGAAATTATCGATGAAATCACTATGAAAAGGGCCATTACACGGATTACCTATGAAATCATTGAGCGAAATAAGGATTTAAATAAGCTTGTCTTAGTCGGAATTAAAACACGCGGTGTTTACATTGCTAAAAGGATTCAAGAACGCCTAAAACAATTAGAAAATATTGATATTCCTCTAGGTGAGCTTGATACAAATCCATTTAGGGATGACAAGAAGGCTGACCATGATACAACTGTTATGCCTGTAGATATTAAAGGAAAGGAAATTATCCTAGTTGATGATGTTCTTTATACAGGACGCACCATTCGTGCAGCAATTGATGCTCTTGTAAGCCTAGGACGTCCATCAAAGGTAAGTCTTGCCGTTTTAGTTGACCGCGGTCACAGGGAGCTTCCAATCAGAGCTGACTATGTCGGTAAAAATATCCCAACCAGTCGTGATGAGGAAATCATTGTTGAAGTTAGTGAAGTGGATGGAGCTGACAGCATTAAAATTAGACGCGAAGACTAA
- a CDS encoding NAD(P)/FAD-dependent oxidoreductase, whose protein sequence is MPKEIYDISIIGAGPVGLYAGFYAGMRSVKTQIIESLPQVGGQLQAIYPDKYIHDVAGHTKVKASELVSQLSEQVEKMPQVKIRVNESVVDIQKNEDHYLLVTSEGSYHTKAIILATGNGSFNPRKLPADVEKNLQNEDEKIFYHVDKLENYQDKHVAVAGGGDSAIDIAMMLNKVASKVYLIHRREEFRALEESVRQLHLSDIELLTPYKFKKIEDDSDSINIHLSKIKADQEDKISVDRLLVNYGFLSETGLDKNWQVDIAKDRGLYEVDSLMETSAPMIYAIGDGVTYPGKIKLISQGFGEGPMAVNQIVGKLYPNNKRSAHSTSLFK, encoded by the coding sequence ATGCCAAAGGAAATATATGACATAAGTATCATTGGAGCAGGACCTGTTGGTTTGTATGCAGGATTTTACGCAGGGATGAGGAGTGTCAAGACACAGATAATTGAAAGCTTACCCCAGGTTGGTGGTCAACTTCAGGCCATCTATCCTGACAAGTACATCCATGACGTTGCAGGACACACCAAGGTCAAAGCAAGTGAGCTTGTAAGTCAACTAAGTGAGCAAGTTGAAAAGATGCCCCAGGTGAAAATCAGGGTTAATGAGTCAGTGGTTGACATCCAAAAAAATGAAGACCATTATCTGTTAGTTACTAGTGAAGGTAGCTACCATACTAAGGCCATCATTCTTGCCACAGGTAATGGAAGCTTTAATCCTAGAAAGCTTCCAGCAGATGTTGAAAAAAATCTTCAAAATGAAGATGAAAAGATTTTTTACCATGTAGACAAGCTTGAAAATTACCAGGATAAGCATGTGGCGGTAGCAGGTGGAGGAGATTCGGCCATTGATATTGCCATGATGCTTAATAAGGTAGCAAGTAAGGTTTATCTAATCCATAGGAGGGAAGAATTTAGGGCCTTGGAGGAAAGTGTAAGACAGCTTCATCTTTCTGACATTGAACTTTTGACCCCTTATAAATTTAAAAAAATTGAAGATGATAGTGATTCAATCAATATTCATTTAAGTAAAATCAAGGCTGATCAAGAAGATAAGATATCTGTTGACAGATTACTTGTTAACTACGGATTTTTATCTGAGACAGGTCTTGATAAAAATTGGCAGGTTGACATTGCAAAGGACCGAGGCTTGTACGAGGTTGACTCCCTCATGGAAACCAGTGCTCCTATGATTTACGCCATTGGTGATGGAGTTACCTATCCAGGAAAAATCAAATTGATTTCTCAAGGTTTTGGTGAGGGTCCAATGGCTGTTAATCAAATCGTTGGAAAACTTTATCCAAATAATAAAAGGAGTGCCCACAGTACATCCCTCTTTAAGTAA
- a CDS encoding NCS2 family nucleobase:cation symporter, which yields MEKPIYDVHDMPKPGLLFGLSFQHLFAMFGATVLVPILVGIDPSIALFSSGLGTMAHLSVTKFKIPAYMGSSFAYIGAMQYLLKHDGIPAVAQGAMVGGLVYLLVALLVGRIGKAWIDKVLPAIVVGPVVMVIGLSLSANAVNDSMNKDGQYFLPYLLISLFTLFAVIIFNMYGKGFLSVIPILLGIFTGYLFALLVGKIIGQPLVDFTGVVESPWFKAPNFDIPFLDYKLKFYPSAILMMAPIAFVTMTEHFGHVMVLNSLTGRDYFKDPGLERTLAGDGLAQIIAGFFGAPPVTSYGENIGVMAISKVYSVFVIAGAAILAVLLSFVGKISALISSIPAPVLGGVSIALFGVIAASGLKILVEAKTDFNDKRNLLIASVILVAGIGNLTFQMGNFAITGVAFSTVLGIALNLLLPKEGKK from the coding sequence ATGGAAAAACCTATTTACGATGTTCATGATATGCCAAAACCAGGCCTCTTATTTGGCCTAAGCTTCCAACATTTATTTGCCATGTTTGGAGCCACTGTTCTAGTTCCTATCTTGGTCGGAATTGACCCAAGTATCGCTCTTTTTTCAAGCGGTCTTGGTACTATGGCCCACCTATCTGTAACTAAATTTAAAATCCCAGCCTACATGGGATCAAGTTTTGCCTATATTGGAGCCATGCAGTACCTTCTAAAGCATGACGGTATCCCTGCTGTAGCTCAAGGAGCCATGGTCGGTGGACTTGTCTACCTCCTTGTGGCCCTTTTGGTCGGAAGGATTGGAAAGGCTTGGATTGACAAGGTTCTTCCAGCTATCGTTGTAGGTCCAGTTGTAATGGTTATCGGCTTATCCCTATCAGCCAACGCAGTTAACGATTCAATGAATAAGGATGGCCAGTATTTCCTTCCTTATCTTCTAATTTCCCTCTTTACCCTTTTTGCGGTAATCATCTTTAACATGTATGGTAAGGGATTCCTCTCAGTTATCCCCATCCTTCTTGGAATTTTTACAGGTTACCTCTTTGCCCTCTTGGTTGGGAAAATTATTGGTCAACCCCTTGTAGACTTTACAGGTGTTGTTGAAAGCCCTTGGTTTAAAGCACCGAACTTTGACATCCCCTTCCTTGACTACAAGCTTAAGTTTTATCCCAGTGCGATTTTAATGATGGCACCGATTGCCTTTGTAACAATGACTGAACACTTTGGGCACGTAATGGTATTAAATAGCCTGACTGGTCGTGACTACTTCAAAGACCCAGGGCTTGAGAGAACTTTAGCAGGAGACGGGCTTGCTCAGATTATTGCCGGATTCTTTGGGGCACCGCCTGTAACCAGCTACGGTGAAAACATTGGAGTTATGGCCATTTCAAAGGTTTACAGTGTCTTTGTTATTGCAGGAGCTGCCATTCTTGCAGTCCTCCTAAGTTTTGTCGGAAAAATCTCAGCCCTAATCTCAAGTATCCCAGCTCCAGTCCTTGGGGGAGTAAGTATTGCCCTCTTTGGGGTTATTGCAGCAAGTGGTCTTAAAATCTTGGTTGAGGCTAAAACAGACTTTAATGATAAAAGAAATCTTTTGATTGCAAGTGTTATTCTGGTGGCTGGAATTGGTAATTTAACCTTCCAAATGGGTAACTTTGCAATTACGGGAGTTGCCTTCTCAACAGTCCTTGGGATTGCCTTAAATTTACTTTTACCCAAGGAAGGTAAAAAATAA
- a CDS encoding dihydroorotate dehydrogenase electron transfer subunit → MILKEDLTIVDQKKLAPRIFEMKLRGQMVEDMKVPGQFLNIRIPDASKVLRRPISIAEINQDDKTCSIIYRTEGGGTAILSQLQEGDTVDVMGPLGNGFDTSFLQQGDHVLVVGGGIGVPPLYQLGRVLKDKGVDITFFFGYATKEVIIHEDLFRELGQLVISTDDGSYGHHGHVGHLLEGLDFNPRAVYSCGAPGMLRAVNEKFKDHPNAYISLESRMACGMGACYACVVHEEYKSMEASLKVCDDGPVFKTGKVVLQ, encoded by the coding sequence ATGATACTTAAAGAAGATTTAACAATTGTAGACCAAAAGAAGCTTGCTCCAAGAATTTTTGAGATGAAATTAAGGGGGCAAATGGTTGAGGACATGAAGGTTCCTGGCCAATTTCTTAACATAAGAATTCCTGATGCCAGTAAGGTTTTAAGGAGGCCAATTTCCATTGCTGAGATTAATCAGGATGACAAGACCTGTTCAATTATTTACCGAACTGAAGGCGGGGGAACAGCTATTTTGTCGCAACTTCAAGAGGGTGACACGGTGGACGTGATGGGTCCCTTGGGTAATGGCTTTGATACCAGTTTTTTACAGCAGGGGGATCATGTTTTGGTTGTTGGTGGTGGAATCGGTGTTCCTCCCCTTTACCAGCTGGGGCGTGTTCTTAAGGATAAGGGTGTTGATATCACCTTCTTCTTTGGTTATGCCACTAAAGAAGTGATAATTCATGAGGATCTTTTTAGGGAATTGGGTCAACTTGTAATCTCTACAGATGATGGTTCCTATGGTCATCACGGGCATGTTGGTCACCTATTGGAGGGACTTGATTTTAACCCTCGGGCTGTTTATTCCTGCGGAGCTCCCGGGATGCTTAGGGCCGTAAATGAAAAATTTAAGGATCATCCCAATGCTTATATTTCCCTTGAAAGCCGTATGGCCTGTGGAATGGGTGCTTGTTATGCCTGTGTTGTCCACGAAGAGTACAAGAGTATGGAAGCAAGCCTTAAGGTTTGTGATGATGGACCAGTATTTAAAACCGGAAAGGTGGTCTTACAGTGA